The following coding sequences lie in one Mucilaginibacter sp. KACC 22773 genomic window:
- a CDS encoding site-specific integrase has protein sequence MRTTVSLLFSLRKPKNYKAGEMPIYLRITVDGQRTELAISRKCDPARWDTASGRATGSKADSRTLNAYLDDIQFKIFELHRKMSEADEILTVETLKNRFVGKDEKARTLLTVFTDHNQKMKSLVGQEFEKSTLQRYETCLMHTKNFMQLEYNISDIPVTKINFAFLNDFEYYMRSVRKCGNNSAIKYIKNLGKIVRICLGNGWLAVDPYVNYKPKQKAVHREVLTKEELNQLRKKKFSVERLNVVRDMFVFCCYTGLAYVDVHKLKRSELVNGVDGNLWIYTSRQKTDTLSRIPVLPVALSIIQAYKDHPQCIVKDALLPIMSNQKINAYLKEIADLCKIKKPLTFHIARHTFATTVTLNNGVPIESVAKMMGHTSIKTTQIYAKVMDHKISSDMQQLRKKLSVG, from the coding sequence ATGAGAACTACAGTTTCTTTGCTTTTTTCCCTGAGAAAGCCCAAAAATTACAAAGCCGGGGAGATGCCAATCTATTTACGTATTACAGTTGATGGCCAACGAACCGAACTCGCTATTAGCAGAAAATGTGATCCTGCGAGATGGGATACGGCAAGCGGTAGAGCCACAGGATCAAAAGCCGATTCAAGAACATTAAATGCTTATCTCGATGATATTCAATTTAAGATTTTTGAACTTCATCGCAAAATGTCAGAAGCCGATGAGATACTCACAGTGGAAACGCTTAAAAATCGTTTTGTGGGTAAGGATGAAAAAGCGCGTACATTATTGACCGTGTTTACTGATCACAATCAAAAAATGAAAAGCCTCGTGGGACAGGAATTCGAGAAAAGCACGTTGCAACGTTATGAAACATGTTTAATGCACACCAAGAATTTTATGCAGTTGGAATATAATATTTCAGATATCCCGGTAACCAAGATCAATTTTGCTTTTTTAAACGATTTTGAATATTATATGCGAAGCGTACGTAAATGCGGTAACAACTCAGCAATCAAATACATTAAGAACCTTGGCAAGATAGTTCGGATTTGCTTAGGCAACGGTTGGCTGGCAGTAGACCCTTATGTGAACTATAAGCCTAAGCAAAAAGCCGTACACAGAGAAGTGTTGACTAAAGAGGAATTGAATCAATTAAGAAAAAAGAAATTCAGCGTCGAAAGGCTGAATGTAGTTAGAGACATGTTTGTATTCTGTTGCTATACTGGCCTCGCGTATGTTGATGTCCATAAACTAAAACGTTCTGAATTGGTTAATGGTGTCGATGGTAACTTATGGATCTATACCAGCAGACAAAAAACAGATACACTTTCAAGAATACCAGTCTTGCCGGTAGCTTTGTCGATAATTCAAGCATACAAAGATCACCCGCAATGCATTGTCAAAGATGCTTTGCTTCCCATAATGAGTAACCAGAAAATAAATGCTTATCTTAAAGAGATAGCAGATCTATGCAAAATTAAAAAGCCTTTGACCTTTCATATTGCACGACACACCTTTGCTACAACCGTGACGCTAAATAATGGGGTGCCTATTGAAAGCGTTGCAAAGATGATGGGGCATACCAGCATTAAGACTACACAAATCTATGCTAAAGTAATGGATCATAAGATTAGTTCTGATATGCAGCAGTTAAGAAAAAAGTTATCCGTCGGTTAA